The Thermococcus peptonophilus genomic sequence GTTGTCTGGCTCAACGTTGACGGCCTTTCTTTGGCGGAGGAGCTAAGGGATGTTTTTAAAATTCACGAGAGACCCATAAGGGCTCTTCAAAGACAGACCTCCCGTGTCAGAGTCTTCGTGTTTCCCGAGTATCTGTTTCTCATCGTCCACCAAGTTTACGAGAGCGAGGGGGGCTTAAAAAGGGAGAGAGTTGGCATCATCCTGAAAGACAACTTCCTGATAACGGTTCAGGAGATACCTGGGGATGTTTTTGACCCAATTCGGGAAGGTATCAGAGAGGGAGAGGGCCTTTTCAGAGAACAGGGAGCGGACTACCTTCTTTTTGCTCTCCTTGAGGCAATAGTGGAGAACTACGTCCCGATAATTGAGGCTATAAGCTCCAAAATCGAGGAGCTTGAGAGCGGGATACTTTCGAGAGGCGACACAGGAACTCTTAGGAAGATACACCGCATACGGCAGGACATCCTCTTCATGCGGAGAACTGTTTTTCCGCTCCTTGAGGCGTTCAGACAGCTCGAAATTGATGGGTCAAGGTTTTTCAGTGAAGGTACACGGCCTTTTCTTGACGAGCTCCATGACCACGTCCGTGAGGTTCTGGAAATCCTGGAGGGCCAGCGTGAGCTCGCCAACAGCCTGATAGATCTCTACTACTCCACAATCTCAATGAGAACCAATGACATCATGAGAATTCTTACAGTGGTTTCAACCATATTCATTCCGCTGACGTTCATTACGGGCCTCTATGGCATGAACTTCAGGTATATGCCCGAACTGCAGTGGCGCTACGGCTATCCTGCGGTGTTGGTGGTGATGCTGGTGATAGCGGTTGGCATGCTGTCATACTTCAGGAAGAAGGGATGGCTTTAAAAGTCCTCGATGCCAAGTGCCAGCCTCACGGCCTTCTCGGCTATCACGTCCATCGGATCTATCAGAGGGACAGTGAAGTCTTCCGGCTTTAGAGCAACGCTTACCTCCGTACAGCCGGCTATTATGCCCTCGCTCCTCCTTTCCAGCTTCTTTGCAACTTTCAAGAGAAGTTCTCTGCCGAGTTCGAGGTTTCCAGCCTTGACCCCCTCGTAGATACCCTTCATGACGAGCTCCTGATCCTTTTTGTTCGGCACTGCTATATGGATATCCCTCTTGAGGAGCGCCCGGTGGTATATCATTCCCTTTATCGTCCCGTCGGTGGCGAGGAGACCCACTTTTCTGAGGCCCATTTCTTCGATTCTTCTGGCAGTCTCCTCTATCATGCTTACTAGGGGGATGTTTATCGCCCTCTGAATGGTCTCGGAGAAGAAGTGGGCGGTATTGCAAGGCATTATTATAAAGTCCGCACCGCACTCTTCCAGCCTCTTCGCGCTTGCTATGAGCTCTGGCCTTGGGTCTTCCCCTCTTCCAAGTATGAAGGCTGTTCTATCGGGGATTTTGGGATTGTTGTAGATTATTATCCTCGGGTGATCCTGATCGCGCTTTGCGGGAGTCTTCTCGACTATCCTGCGGAATAGATCTGAGGTTGCCAGCGGCCCCATCCCACCAAGGATTCCAATTACCCTCTCGGGCATGCTCTCACCCGCTCATTCATTAAGCCATACGGAGTCATCCCCGTAGTAGTTCAGCTTGACAACAAGCAGCCTGAACGGCTCGTCCCTCTCGTTGACCACCCAGTGAACGGTCTTCGGCTTGACGAGGAAGATGTCTCCGGGTCTCGCTGTATATTCCTTCTCACCGATCCCCAGCCTCGCTTCGCCGCTGATAATGTAGAACAGCTCATATTGGCGCTCGTGATAGTGCTTCTTGACGGTCTGCCTTGGCTTGACCTCAACTATCTGCGCGTAGCTCCCATCGGGCAGTTCGCCCTCGAAGAGTGGGAGCTTTCGGTAAGTACCTCGGTCGATGAGGCTTTTGATTTCGGCTTTCATATTGTCCCCTCCGGTGATATGATTATCCCCAGTATTGAAAAATCTTCCCTTTCGAATTTCATCGAAATGTTCAATCTATCTCAAAAGACTTTTATATCTCAACGAGAACATAGATTGGACAAACGTCAACGGTGGTGGACATGGAAGCACTCGAAAAGGCCCTCCGCTGGGCTGAGGAGAACCTGAAGGCGGAGTACATAGAGCTCCGTTATGAAGACCTGAGAAAGACAACACTCGGCCTCAAAGATGGCGTTTTTACGAGCTTCACTGGAAAGCTCCACAGGGGCGTCGCAATAAGAGTTCTGGCTGATGGAGCATGGGGATTCGCCTCAACCAGCGACTTAACAAACCTAGAGAAAAAGATTGAAGAGGCCTACAAGCTAGCCAAAGCCGCAGCGCAGACCAAGAGGGAGAAGATTGAGCTGGCGGAGATAAAGCCCGTTGAGGACTTCGTGAAGAGCAAGATGAGGATCAAGCCGAGGGAAGTTGACATCGAGGAGAAGGTGAACCACCTCCGCGAGCTGGAGAAGATTCTCAAGGAAGACGAGGCCGTAAAGAGCGTCCAGATACGCTACGAAGACGGTGGAGGTAAGAAACTCCTCCTCACCAACGAGGGGACGCGGATAGAGTGGGACTACAACTACCTCTACCAGGGGACATACGTCACCGGCAAGGCCGACGGAAAGCTTGCAATGGCGAGGGACAGCATCGGCGCGGTTGACTACGGCTGGGAGCTGATGACCGAGAAGGAGCCGAACGAGAGGGTCGCCGAGAGGCTGAAGAGGAAGATGTGGAGCCAGCTCAAGGGCATTGCTCCAAAGCGCGGTGAGTGGCCCATCGTGGCCGGACCGATAGTTGTAGGCATCATAGCCCACGAGGCGCTGGGTCACCTAGCTGAGGCCGATTTGACGATAAACTCGCCCTTCAAGGACTTAATCGGCAAGCAAATCGCTCCGGAGTTCGTCACGATGAGCGAGAGGATCGTAGAGGGCGGTTTTGGAAACGACAAGTACGACGACGAGGGCGTTCCTGTCAAGGACATCCACATCATCGAGAACGGAATCCTCAAGGAAATAATGCTGAACAGGGAATACGCGGCCAAGTGGGGCATGGAGCCGAACGGACACGCAAGAGCGGAGAGCTACCGCTATCCTCCGATAATCAGGATGAGAAACACCATCTTCGAGCCCGGCGACCACTCCTTCGAGGAGCTGATAGAGGATATCAAGTTCGGCTACTACGTCGTGGACTTCCGCGGCGGCCAGGCCCAGCTCAATTCAGCATTCCAGGTTGGAATCCAAGAGGGCTACGTCATAAGGAACGGTGAGATAGCCGAGCCGATAAGGGACACCTCTATCACCGGAGTCGCCATCGAGGCTCTCAAGAAGATTTCAGCTGTGGGCAAGGACTTCGGCCTTGAAGTAGGGTTCTGCGGCAAGGGGCAGACGGCCTTCGTAAGCTCCGGCGGCCCGCACATGCGCTTTGACGGAGGAATAATCATCGGGTGAGGTGGTGGAGATGGAGAACCTCATACGCTTCGGCGAGAAGTTTTTTGACGAGCTTGAGATAGCCGTTTACTGCTCAAGAGAAGTCTCAGCCAACGTGGAGCTCAACGAGATTTCTATGGCCTCAACGAGGAGCGGGGCTTTAACTATAATCCGCGGAATAAAGGACAAGCGCCTCGGGCTAGCTATTGTGGACAGCGATGAGCAGGAGAAGGTGAAGGAAGCCATAGAACAGGCCGCCAAGATGGCAAAGCTAAACTCACCCGACGAGACGTGGGTCTCTCTGCCCGAGCCTGGGAAGTACCGGGAAAAGCCAAAGCCGAACTACGAGCTGAAGGAGGCTTCTCCCGATATTCTGGTCGAGAAGCTTGTCAGGGGGATAAAGCTCGCCCGTGAGAAAGACAAGAACGCTGTAGTGGCTGGAGGAGCCAGCGGGGTTTCATGGGAAGAGAGGCATGTCCTCAACTCACACGGTCTCGACGTCTTCCAGGAAGGTGGAGCGGCGTACATGTACCTTGAGCTTGTTGGAAGGAAGGGAAGCGTCGTCACACCGGGAATCTTCGACTTCGATGCACGCAGAGACCTCGACCTCGACGTTGAGGGGGTCGTTGAAAGAGCCGTCCAGAAGGTTGGGTGGGCTTACAACGTCGTTACCAGTAAGAACGAAGAAGTGCCTCTGGTCTTCGGTCCGTGGGCAATAGCGGGGCTCTTCAGCTACGCCCTCCTTCCAGCCTTCAGCGGTGAGCGCTTGGTCAAGGAGACCACGCCGCTCGCAGGGAAGGTTGGGGAGAAGATAGCGAGTGAAGTAATTACCCTCTACGACGACCCGCTCCACCCGCTTTCTCTCGAGCCCCTCATAGCCGATGGAGAGGGCGTCCCCACGAGGAAGAACGTCCTCATTGAAAACGGAACTTTCAAGGGCTTCGTCTGGGACAACTACTGGGCAAAGGTCTACGGGACAGAGAGCACTGGAAACGGAAAGCGCGACCTCAGGAGTGGTGGGATAAACATAGGCTTCCACAGCGTCGTCATCGAGAACGGAAAGCGCTCCCTTGAGGACATCGTAGGGGAGATCGACAGGGGCTACCTCGTGGACGGCCTGCAGGGTGCGCACTCGAGCAACCCGGACAACGGAAACTTCGCAGTAACCGCCAATCCAGCGTTCCTCATCGAGGATGGGGAGGTAAAGGGTTCAGCGGTCTTCCTCATAGCTGGCAATGTCTACGAGCTTCTCCAGCAGGCGAGCGAGGTCTCGAGGGAGCAGACCGTAATGCCCTTCATGAACACTATGATAACGCCGCACATAAAGTTCGAGAACGTGAAGATCGCTGGAAAATGATGCCTTTTCTTCTCCTAACCTTTTGGGTGCTTTATCGGGAAAACAACCACCATTATGAACCTTGTCGTCCACATAAAGTAAGCCTTTACTTCCAGACCCTGAAATCTATTGCTATGTTGAACTGCCTTGGCGCGTAGGGGCGGACTTTCCTTTCGTCGAGAAATTCCACCTTGAAACCAAACTCCCCAGCCACATTCTTTATCTTCCGCTTGTGCTCTGAAAACAGGTCTTCTTCCGGGTCGAAGCCGTAGTAGTGTATTATTCCTCCAGATTTTACGCTCAG encodes the following:
- the corA gene encoding magnesium/cobalt transporter CorA, whose translation is MEKQEKPKITAIAYSKDKFVSKKLSNIEEALGFQDYRVVWLNVDGLSLAEELRDVFKIHERPIRALQRQTSRVRVFVFPEYLFLIVHQVYESEGGLKRERVGIILKDNFLITVQEIPGDVFDPIREGIREGEGLFREQGADYLLFALLEAIVENYVPIIEAISSKIEELESGILSRGDTGTLRKIHRIRQDILFMRRTVFPLLEAFRQLEIDGSRFFSEGTRPFLDELHDHVREVLEILEGQRELANSLIDLYYSTISMRTNDIMRILTVVSTIFIPLTFITGLYGMNFRYMPELQWRYGYPAVLVVMLVIAVGMLSYFRKKGWL
- a CDS encoding cysteate racemase, translated to MPERVIGILGGMGPLATSDLFRRIVEKTPAKRDQDHPRIIIYNNPKIPDRTAFILGRGEDPRPELIASAKRLEECGADFIIMPCNTAHFFSETIQRAINIPLVSMIEETARRIEEMGLRKVGLLATDGTIKGMIYHRALLKRDIHIAVPNKKDQELVMKGIYEGVKAGNLELGRELLLKVAKKLERRSEGIIAGCTEVSVALKPEDFTVPLIDPMDVIAEKAVRLALGIEDF
- a CDS encoding cupin domain-containing protein; the protein is MKAEIKSLIDRGTYRKLPLFEGELPDGSYAQIVEVKPRQTVKKHYHERQYELFYIISGEARLGIGEKEYTARPGDIFLVKPKTVHWVVNERDEPFRLLVVKLNYYGDDSVWLNE
- a CDS encoding TldD/PmbA family protein, with protein sequence MEALEKALRWAEENLKAEYIELRYEDLRKTTLGLKDGVFTSFTGKLHRGVAIRVLADGAWGFASTSDLTNLEKKIEEAYKLAKAAAQTKREKIELAEIKPVEDFVKSKMRIKPREVDIEEKVNHLRELEKILKEDEAVKSVQIRYEDGGGKKLLLTNEGTRIEWDYNYLYQGTYVTGKADGKLAMARDSIGAVDYGWELMTEKEPNERVAERLKRKMWSQLKGIAPKRGEWPIVAGPIVVGIIAHEALGHLAEADLTINSPFKDLIGKQIAPEFVTMSERIVEGGFGNDKYDDEGVPVKDIHIIENGILKEIMLNREYAAKWGMEPNGHARAESYRYPPIIRMRNTIFEPGDHSFEELIEDIKFGYYVVDFRGGQAQLNSAFQVGIQEGYVIRNGEIAEPIRDTSITGVAIEALKKISAVGKDFGLEVGFCGKGQTAFVSSGGPHMRFDGGIIIG
- a CDS encoding TldD/PmbA family protein; the encoded protein is MENLIRFGEKFFDELEIAVYCSREVSANVELNEISMASTRSGALTIIRGIKDKRLGLAIVDSDEQEKVKEAIEQAAKMAKLNSPDETWVSLPEPGKYREKPKPNYELKEASPDILVEKLVRGIKLAREKDKNAVVAGGASGVSWEERHVLNSHGLDVFQEGGAAYMYLELVGRKGSVVTPGIFDFDARRDLDLDVEGVVERAVQKVGWAYNVVTSKNEEVPLVFGPWAIAGLFSYALLPAFSGERLVKETTPLAGKVGEKIASEVITLYDDPLHPLSLEPLIADGEGVPTRKNVLIENGTFKGFVWDNYWAKVYGTESTGNGKRDLRSGGINIGFHSVVIENGKRSLEDIVGEIDRGYLVDGLQGAHSSNPDNGNFAVTANPAFLIEDGEVKGSAVFLIAGNVYELLQQASEVSREQTVMPFMNTMITPHIKFENVKIAGK